The following is a genomic window from Flavobacteriales bacterium.
ACCTAACCGATGGAACTTTTGATTTGCCTTCTGAAGGTGGTGTTTCTATTTATTCAAACTCTATGAGAAGAGGGGTATGTGGATTTAACGATGGAAGTTATCGTGTTACTGTTTCAGATGATAACGAATGTTCAATAACTGCATCTATTGAGGTGAAACGACCAGATAGCGTGTCGGTTAAGTTTGATTGGATTTCGGATCCTATTGAACCGCAAGCCGATGGGTACTATATAGGGCCTTTGGATGTTCAATTTATTGATTTGAGTACAAATAGGACTTTGAATGAAAATATTTGGAGGTATTGGATGGAACATGATGATCCGAATACCAATGATGTGATCATAACTGAAGAAGGAGAGGCTCTTGGTGATAGTATACCGTCTTATGTTTTTGAACATAGGATGCCAACTAGATTCTTTGCGAAACTAACAGTTAGTAAAAATGGTTTTTGTCCTGCATCAGATAGCCTCTCTTTTAATGTAAGTACCCCTTCTTGTTTACAAATACCAAACGTATTTACACCAAATGGAGATGGAGTGAACGACATTTTTGAAATGATAGATCATTGTTATTTGGAGTTTTTTGAAGGCGATATATATAACCGCTGGGGAGGGAAACTGTATCACTGGGAATCCCCGGAGGCTGCATGGGATGGACGAACCCTCGCAGGAAGGGAAGTGCCGGATGGAGTATACTTCTATGTTATATCAGCGAAAGGGTTTGATGGCGTTAATCGTGTCGACGTGAATAACTCTGAAGTTGAAACTGTTGCAGGTACCGTAACTATTATTAGATAGGTCAGTCTTTTGTAAAGGCTGTTTCCATTTATCCATACCATCTACCCTTGGCTAAAGCATCATAGTCTAGCGTAATATTTATCGTTATTGGGCAAAATGTCCACCGGATTGCCTTGCTAGATACTTAATAACCGCGAAGTTAAATGTAAGAAGAATGTAGTCATGTACTGTTATCTCATCCATCCTTCAACTATATAATTGCTCTCTTCAATTTTGTATTCAGAACCTCCGTTACTCGGGATAAA
Proteins encoded in this region:
- a CDS encoding gliding motility-associated C-terminal domain-containing protein — its product is LTDGTFDLPSEGGVSIYSNSMRRGVCGFNDGSYRVTVSDDNECSITASIEVKRPDSVSVKFDWISDPIEPQADGYYIGPLDVQFIDLSTNRTLNENIWRYWMEHDDPNTNDVIITEEGEALGDSIPSYVFEHRMPTRFFAKLTVSKNGFCPASDSLSFNVSTPSCLQIPNVFTPNGDGVNDIFEMIDHCYLEFFEGDIYNRWGGKLYHWESPEAAWDGRTLAGREVPDGVYFYVISAKGFDGVNRVDVNNSEVETVAGTVTIIR